From a region of the Deltaproteobacteria bacterium genome:
- a CDS encoding YtxH domain-containing protein codes for MSDKSGEFFKGLLIGGVAGAILGILYAPKSGKETREDIARKTEELITKAKEDYEKALEKSKKTYESALKRLHDLEATAKETVEHLEGEAVEMAERGKEAFQDGKTRFKRALDAGVEAFKEEKTS; via the coding sequence ATGTCAGACAAAAGTGGTGAATTTTTTAAGGGTTTGTTGATCGGGGGCGTGGCCGGTGCAATCTTGGGGATACTTTACGCGCCCAAAAGCGGCAAGGAAACACGCGAAGATATCGCCCGTAAGACGGAAGAATTGATAACCAAGGCTAAGGAGGACTACGAAAAAGCCTTGGAGAAAAGCAAGAAAACCTATGAATCCGCCCTGAAACGGCTCCATGATCTGGAAGCAACGGCGAAGGAAACGGTTGAACACCTGGAAGGAGAGGCGGTGGAAATGGCGGAGCGGGGCAAGGAGGCCTTTCAGGATGGTAAAACCCGTTTTAAAAGGGCCCTTGATGCCGGCGTGGAAGCCTTTAAAGAGGAAAAAACATCTTAA
- a CDS encoding stage 0 sporulation family protein, with amino-acid sequence MAKQIVGVKFRPEGKIYTFGAGDLPLQKNDQVVINTDQGLSIGRVATELSTVEVDQLPVNLKYIIRKATEGDLRIREENQCLEKEARQYCRERIIARALPMKLITLECAFDKSKMVFYFTAENRVDFRELVRDLVQKFKARIELRQIGARQETKLVKGLGMCGREVCCASSLPNIDRVSIKMAKEQSLSLNPEKISGLCGRLMCCLAFEYEGYVEMRKGMPKCGKTVHTAQGNAKVLRQNVLRGEIAVALENGKEITLNIKDLESGGR; translated from the coding sequence TTGGCGAAACAAATAGTCGGGGTAAAGTTTCGACCGGAGGGGAAGATATACACTTTCGGCGCCGGTGACTTGCCTCTGCAAAAGAACGATCAGGTGGTTATCAATACGGATCAGGGCTTGTCCATAGGCAGGGTGGCGACAGAGCTTTCAACAGTCGAGGTTGACCAGTTACCCGTTAATCTTAAATATATCATCCGTAAGGCCACTGAGGGCGACTTGCGCATCCGGGAAGAAAACCAATGTCTGGAAAAAGAGGCCCGCCAGTATTGCCGGGAACGGATCATCGCCCGGGCGCTGCCCATGAAGCTGATCACCCTGGAGTGCGCCTTTGATAAAAGCAAGATGGTGTTTTATTTTACGGCGGAAAACAGGGTTGATTTTCGGGAGCTGGTAAGGGATCTGGTGCAGAAATTCAAGGCCCGGATCGAACTCAGGCAAATCGGCGCCCGGCAGGAAACGAAGCTCGTTAAAGGTCTCGGCATGTGCGGTCGCGAGGTATGTTGCGCCAGTTCCCTGCCCAATATTGACCGGGTTTCGATCAAGATGGCCAAGGAGCAGAGCCTCTCCTTGAATCCGGAAAAGATTTCCGGTCTGTGCGGTCGCCTGATGTGTTGCCTGGCTTTTGAATATGAAGGTTATGTGGAGATGAGAAAAGGCATGCCCAAGTGCGGGAAAACGGTGCACACTGCCCAAGGCAACGCCAAGGTGCTCAGACAAAATGTCTTGCGCGGCGAGATTGCCGTGGCCCTGGAAAATGGCAAGGAAATCACCCTGAACATAAAGGATCTTGAATCTGGCGGCCGGTGA
- a CDS encoding 4Fe-4S binding protein — protein MAYVITDECIACGSCQDECPVEAISEGDDKYTIDAKLCTDCGTCAEQCPVEAIVAGEEK, from the coding sequence ATGGCTTACGTGATTACAGATGAGTGCATCGCTTGCGGTTCTTGTCAGGACGAGTGCCCGGTGGAGGCGATCAGCGAAGGAGATGATAAATACACCATTGATGCGAAGCTTTGTACGGATTGCGGAACCTGTGCCGAGCAATGTCCCGTCGAGGCTATTGTCGCCGGGGAAGAGAAATAA
- a CDS encoding YajD family HNH nuclease → MVREIKQAQSKLPAAATYREKALAIYGLICARCGREFENDNRQLLTVHHKDGNHLNNPPDGSNWEPLCVYCHEDAHSRGILGDYIEGAGGGGRESSLVYQDQEQQVGNTLAEKLKKALADKAKSRP, encoded by the coding sequence GTGGTGCGGGAGATAAAGCAGGCGCAGTCGAAGCTACCCGCCGCCGCGACCTATCGTGAAAAGGCTCTGGCGATATATGGTTTGATCTGTGCGCGTTGCGGCCGGGAGTTTGAAAACGATAATCGTCAACTGCTGACGGTGCACCACAAGGACGGCAATCATCTCAACAACCCGCCGGACGGCAGCAACTGGGAACCGCTCTGCGTATACTGCCATGAAGATGCGCACAGCCGCGGAATACTTGGCGATTACATTGAAGGCGCCGGCGGCGGTGGTCGGGAGAGCAGCCTCGTCTATCAGGACCAGGAACAGCAGGTGGGAAACACGCTGGCCGAGAAGCTGAAAAAAGCCCTGGCGGATAAGGCGAAATCACGCCCTTAA
- the ispH gene encoding 4-hydroxy-3-methylbut-2-enyl diphosphate reductase: MGVKLAETAGFCMGVRRAVDLVLDTARQAGPGPIYTYGPLIHNPQTVALLEKRGILPIASLEEIPAGSETTLVIRTHGVSPEERRQIMAKGVKIVDATCPKVARVQAIIKKQVALGYTIVIVGDEGHPEVTALLGYSAGRGLVIGTKEQAQRLPPAEHLGIVAQTTQDQELYQEIAQIIKRKSPRALVFDTICDSTEKRQKEVKNLAARMDAMVIVGGVNSANTKRLAEMAEQQGKPTFYIETAEGLKDHPLGLYGSIGVSAGASTPNWIIDRVVNDITNLQGQRGEKSPGLFNIWLFLVRTDIYAALGAGCLYLAGAIMQELEVRFSNFLIASLYVYAMHVLNRFTDHKTNISGSFREENYRQHEALYIFLAVATLIAALLLALAQGAGQFLLLFVISLSGVLYNARFLPSRWRFRSLKELPGSKNVSMALAWAMVTVVLPVVGAGFTFRPGLAVAFVFTFAMVFIRSILSDIIEMQNDRLLGRETIPVLVGSKTSQRILKVVWVLLFILLASAYPAGWSASVSIALIICLFYVLICFKLCDRRAALSSMEIWGLLETNYILAGVSALSWLAINRV; this comes from the coding sequence ATGGGCGTGAAACTGGCGGAAACTGCTGGTTTTTGCATGGGTGTCCGGCGGGCGGTTGACCTGGTGCTGGACACCGCGCGGCAGGCCGGCCCGGGGCCAATCTATACCTACGGTCCCCTGATCCATAATCCTCAGACGGTCGCGCTGCTTGAAAAACGGGGCATCCTGCCCATCGCCAGCCTCGAGGAAATTCCCGCCGGCAGCGAAACAACGCTGGTCATCCGCACCCATGGCGTATCGCCTGAGGAACGGCGCCAGATTATGGCTAAAGGCGTCAAGATCGTGGACGCCACCTGCCCGAAGGTGGCGCGCGTCCAGGCCATTATCAAGAAGCAGGTAGCCCTCGGTTATACGATTGTGATTGTGGGCGACGAGGGTCATCCGGAGGTAACGGCCTTGCTCGGTTACAGCGCTGGCCGGGGCCTGGTAATAGGCACTAAGGAGCAAGCGCAGCGCTTGCCCCCTGCAGAGCACTTAGGCATTGTCGCTCAGACAACGCAAGATCAGGAGCTTTATCAGGAAATAGCGCAAATCATCAAAAGGAAATCTCCCCGGGCGCTGGTCTTTGACACCATCTGCGACTCCACGGAAAAGAGACAAAAGGAGGTTAAAAATCTGGCGGCCCGGATGGATGCCATGGTTATTGTCGGGGGCGTCAACAGCGCCAATACCAAACGGCTGGCCGAGATGGCGGAGCAGCAGGGGAAACCGACCTTTTACATTGAAACGGCGGAAGGCCTGAAAGACCACCCCCTGGGTCTCTATGGCAGTATCGGGGTTTCAGCAGGGGCTTCGACGCCGAACTGGATCATTGACCGGGTAGTAAATGACATTACCAATCTTCAGGGCCAGCGGGGGGAAAAATCGCCAGGTCTGTTTAATATATGGCTTTTTTTAGTGCGTACGGACATCTATGCGGCGTTGGGCGCCGGGTGCCTTTATCTGGCCGGCGCCATTATGCAGGAGCTGGAGGTGCGGTTCAGCAATTTTTTGATAGCCTCCCTTTACGTTTATGCGATGCATGTTTTGAACAGATTTACGGACCATAAAACAAATATCAGCGGTTCCTTCCGGGAAGAAAATTACCGGCAACACGAAGCCCTTTATATTTTTCTGGCTGTTGCAACATTAATAGCCGCCCTGCTCTTAGCCCTGGCCCAGGGGGCGGGACAATTCCTTTTGCTTTTTGTCATTTCCCTGTCCGGTGTCCTTTATAATGCCCGTTTCTTGCCGTCCCGATGGCGTTTTCGAAGCTTGAAGGAACTGCCGGGCTCAAAAAATGTGTCAATGGCCCTGGCCTGGGCGATGGTGACCGTAGTGCTGCCAGTCGTGGGCGCGGGGTTTACTTTCCGCCCCGGCTTGGCGGTGGCCTTTGTTTTTACTTTTGCCATGGTTTTCATCCGTTCCATTTTATCGGATATCATCGAAATGCAAAATGACCGCTTGCTGGGGCGGGAGACGATTCCGGTCCTGGTGGGCAGTAAAACATCGCAGCGGATATTGAAGGTTGTCTGGGTTTTATTATTTATTCTGCTCGCGTCTGCCTACCCCGCCGGATGGTCGGCATCGGTGAGTATAGCGCTGATTATTTGTCTATTTTATGTGTTGATATGTTTTAAACTTTGTGATAGAAGGGCGGCACTTTCCAGCATGGAGATATGGGGGCTTTTAGAGACCAACTACATCCTTGCGGGGGTGAGCGCCTTGTCGTGGCTGGCCATTAATCGTGTCTGA
- a CDS encoding NifU family protein: protein MKEAVQKAINKIRPNLQMDGGDVELVDITDDGVVKVKLLGACGGCPMSQMTLKMGIEKHLKQEVPQVKEVVSV, encoded by the coding sequence ATGAAAGAAGCAGTGCAAAAGGCGATTAATAAGATCAGGCCCAACCTGCAGATGGATGGCGGGGATGTGGAACTGGTTGATATCACTGATGATGGTGTAGTAAAGGTTAAGCTGCTGGGCGCCTGCGGGGGTTGCCCGATGTCGCAGATGACCCTGAAGATGGGGATTGAAAAACATTTGAAGCAGGAAGTCCCCCAGGTAAAAGAGGTTGTTTCTGTATAG
- the tmk gene encoding dTMP kinase has translation MNRFIAFEGIEGCGKTTQVRMAGEYLAAQGVSCLATDEPGGTPLGEKIREMLLNIGPYAISPRAELLLFVAARVQHVQDVIRPALEQGKWVLCDRFIDATLAYQGYGRGLDRTVIKDLHNFSSASLTPALTILLDMPVEEGLQRALGRIARLQGNNREDRFEREALSFHQRVRDGYLALAAEHPARYRIINAAREIAAVSTDVCRELLAFIKR, from the coding sequence ATGAACCGATTTATTGCCTTTGAAGGGATTGAAGGTTGCGGTAAAACCACCCAAGTGAGAATGGCGGGCGAATACCTTGCCGCGCAAGGCGTTAGCTGCCTGGCCACTGATGAGCCGGGTGGTACGCCGTTGGGGGAAAAAATCCGGGAAATGCTTTTAAACATCGGCCCTTACGCTATTTCTCCGCGTGCCGAACTGCTCCTTTTTGTGGCTGCCCGGGTGCAGCATGTCCAGGATGTAATCAGGCCCGCCCTGGAGCAGGGGAAATGGGTGCTCTGTGATCGGTTCATTGACGCCACTTTAGCCTATCAGGGTTACGGGCGCGGTTTGGATCGCACGGTAATCAAGGACCTGCACAATTTTTCGTCGGCTTCCCTGACCCCTGCCCTGACTATCCTCCTGGACATGCCGGTTGAGGAAGGTCTCCAGCGGGCGCTGGGTCGAATTGCCCGGCTCCAGGGCAACAACCGGGAGGATCGTTTCGAAAGAGAGGCTCTGAGCTTCCACCAGCGCGTCCGGGATGGCTATCTGGCCCTGGCGGCGGAGCATCCGGCGAGATACCGGATCATCAACGCGGCCCGCGAAATAGCGGCCGTAAGTACAGATGTGTGTCGTGAACTTTTGGCCTTCATAAAAAGATAA
- the metG gene encoding methionine--tRNA ligase codes for MEKAFYISTPIYYVNASPHIGHAYTTIVADVLARYHRLSGYRTFFLTGTDEHGDKIVAAAAKAGVTPQAYADMISGQFRNLWPELSISNDDFIRTTEARHIKTVQAILQKVYDAGDIYFGSYEGYYCVGCERFYMEKELIAGHCPDHQTAPEYRKESNYFFRMSKYQDWLVGHITDHPDFIRPERYRNEALAFLREPLEDLCISRPKSRLTWGIDLPFDDKYVTYVWFDALINYITGVGYPEGDNFKTFWPVAEHLIAKDILKPHGIYWPTILKAAGIEPYRRLNVHGYWNVDQSKMSKTVGNVVNPLTLKDKYGLDSFRYFLLRDMVFGLDSSFSEAAFIQRINSDLANDLGNLVSRTMTMALKYGNGQVPAPGQSVAGDETLVAALQKVNSEVEASFAELAPHKALIAIWEFIGCVNKHIVAVEPWVLAKDPAQKARLDAVMYDLLEALRIIAVLILPFMPDSAGKIMAQLGIEDQAREDFQSIRSWGGLMVGQKIKQGGNLFPRVPALAEESPTAAAKVEIPPVKPLIDFEEWGKVDLRTATIIAAERVPNSQKLVKLKIDLGEERTIVAGIGKDYLPADLVGKTVVVVANLKPAKLMGIESQGMLLATGTADGLALLSVDGKPLPGAKVS; via the coding sequence ATGGAAAAAGCCTTTTATATTTCTACCCCTATCTATTACGTCAACGCCTCGCCGCACATCGGCCATGCCTATACGACCATTGTGGCGGATGTGCTGGCCCGGTATCATCGCCTGTCCGGATATCGTACCTTTTTCTTGACGGGAACGGATGAGCACGGCGACAAAATCGTGGCCGCCGCAGCTAAAGCCGGAGTAACCCCGCAGGCGTACGCCGACATGATCAGCGGACAGTTCCGTAATCTTTGGCCCGAGTTAAGCATCAGCAATGATGATTTTATCAGAACCACCGAGGCGCGTCACATAAAGACGGTGCAGGCGATTTTGCAGAAGGTCTATGACGCCGGCGACATTTACTTCGGAAGTTATGAAGGCTACTATTGCGTAGGTTGTGAGCGGTTTTATATGGAAAAGGAACTCATCGCCGGTCACTGTCCCGATCATCAGACCGCACCCGAGTATCGCAAGGAAAGCAATTACTTCTTCCGTATGAGCAAATATCAGGATTGGCTGGTCGGGCACATTACTGATCATCCCGATTTTATCCGGCCGGAGCGCTACCGGAATGAGGCCCTGGCCTTCCTGCGGGAACCGCTGGAGGATCTCTGCATCTCCCGGCCCAAGTCGCGGCTGACCTGGGGCATTGATCTGCCCTTTGATGACAAGTATGTGACTTACGTATGGTTTGACGCCCTGATCAATTACATCACGGGCGTCGGCTATCCCGAAGGCGATAATTTCAAAACCTTCTGGCCCGTAGCCGAGCATCTGATCGCCAAAGACATTCTGAAACCCCATGGCATCTACTGGCCAACCATTCTGAAGGCGGCCGGCATCGAACCCTACCGGCGCCTGAATGTCCATGGCTATTGGAATGTTGATCAGAGCAAGATGTCCAAGACGGTGGGCAATGTCGTCAACCCCCTGACGCTGAAAGACAAATACGGTTTAGATTCCTTTCGGTATTTTCTGCTCCGGGATATGGTGTTTGGCCTGGATTCAAGTTTCAGCGAAGCGGCCTTCATTCAGCGTATCAATTCCGATCTGGCGAACGACCTGGGCAATCTCGTGAGCAGAACCATGACCATGGCCTTGAAGTACGGCAATGGCCAAGTTCCCGCGCCCGGTCAGTCAGTTGCGGGAGATGAAACCCTGGTTGCGGCCCTGCAAAAAGTCAATTCCGAGGTAGAAGCCTCTTTCGCGGAACTGGCGCCCCATAAAGCGCTGATAGCCATCTGGGAATTCATCGGTTGCGTGAACAAGCACATCGTTGCCGTCGAGCCGTGGGTTCTGGCCAAAGATCCTGCCCAAAAGGCCAGGCTGGATGCGGTTATGTACGATCTGCTGGAGGCCCTGCGGATCATTGCCGTCCTCATCTTACCGTTTATGCCTGATTCCGCCGGCAAGATCATGGCGCAACTGGGCATCGAGGATCAGGCTCGTGAAGATTTTCAGAGCATCCGCAGTTGGGGAGGCCTGATGGTCGGGCAGAAAATCAAGCAGGGAGGCAACCTGTTCCCGCGCGTTCCCGCCCTCGCCGAGGAAAGCCCCACCGCCGCAGCTAAGGTGGAGATACCTCCCGTCAAGCCGCTTATTGATTTTGAAGAATGGGGAAAAGTTGATCTCCGGACGGCCACGATCATAGCCGCCGAGAGGGTGCCCAATTCTCAAAAACTGGTCAAATTGAAGATTGATCTGGGGGAAGAAAGAACGATTGTCGCGGGGATCGGCAAGGACTACCTGCCCGCTGACCTCGTCGGCAAGACCGTCGTAGTTGTGGCCAATCTGAAGCCGGCCAAACTCATGGGAATTGAATCGCAGGGGATGCTGCTGGCTACCGGTACCGCGGACGGCCTGGCGCTGCTCTCTGTGGACGGCAAGCCCCTGCCGGGGGCAAAAGTCAGTTAA
- the holB gene encoding DNA polymerase III subunit delta', whose product MSFQDIFGHERQIEQLQSSLAQGRIPHAFLFYGLEGIGKRTTAGTLAKTINCLADKYDSCDVCSSCVKADHNNHLDIMAVEADGQFIKIEAIRNLQERMKFKPWEGKKRVCIIDNAEKMNDVAANALLKILEEPPAANIIILISALPFQLPATILSRCQQIRFNPLPEEKVARFLQRRLSLDVPASRLLASSAGGSIARALEMHSSSYLDMRKEIIELAAAGLMHDPLLRLSSLNRFGQTREEVMERLVILCTCYRDAMVYRETGTVEALINQDQGEMIKALSDRLPLTDLISNIKAIGRAFSAVEQNADKTLTLEVMMFKLR is encoded by the coding sequence ATGTCTTTCCAGGATATCTTCGGTCACGAAAGGCAGATTGAGCAGTTGCAGAGCTCTCTGGCCCAGGGCCGCATCCCCCACGCGTTCCTCTTTTACGGTCTGGAGGGCATCGGTAAAAGGACAACGGCCGGGACTCTTGCCAAGACCATTAACTGTCTCGCCGATAAGTATGATTCCTGCGATGTCTGCTCCTCATGCGTGAAGGCGGACCACAATAATCATCTGGACATTATGGCAGTGGAGGCTGACGGCCAGTTTATTAAAATCGAGGCGATCCGCAACCTGCAGGAACGCATGAAGTTTAAACCCTGGGAGGGGAAAAAGCGGGTCTGTATCATAGATAATGCCGAGAAGATGAACGATGTGGCGGCCAATGCCCTGTTGAAGATACTGGAAGAACCCCCGGCAGCAAATATCATCATCCTGATTTCCGCGCTTCCTTTCCAGTTGCCCGCCACGATACTTTCCCGGTGTCAGCAGATCAGGTTTAATCCCCTCCCGGAAGAAAAAGTGGCCCGTTTTTTACAGCGGCGCCTCTCTTTAGACGTCCCCGCTTCCCGCCTGCTGGCCAGCTCTGCCGGTGGCAGTATCGCCCGGGCACTCGAGATGCACAGTAGTTCCTATCTGGATATGCGTAAGGAAATAATCGAGTTGGCGGCCGCCGGGCTGATGCATGATCCCCTGTTGCGCCTGTCCAGTTTAAACCGTTTCGGGCAAACTCGGGAAGAGGTCATGGAGCGGCTGGTTATTTTGTGCACCTGCTATCGGGACGCCATGGTTTACAGGGAAACGGGCACAGTGGAGGCGCTGATCAATCAGGATCAGGGGGAGATGATCAAGGCCCTGTCCGATCGCCTGCCGCTCACGGACCTGATCAGCAATATCAAAGCCATCGGTCGGGCGTTCTCGGCGGTCGAGCAAAACGCGGATAAGACATTGACTTTGGAAGTGATGATGTTTAAACTTAGATAG